One genomic region from Syntrophorhabdus sp. encodes:
- a CDS encoding heavy-metal-associated domain-containing protein, which produces MAEAKLTIDGMSCQHCVMAVRKALGAVAGVESSDVEIGSAVVRYDEGKASPKDLEAAIEKAGFSVKR; this is translated from the coding sequence ATGGCTGAGGCGAAGCTCACGATAGACGGCATGAGTTGCCAGCACTGCGTTATGGCAGTCAGAAAAGCCCTCGGCGCCGTCGCCGGGGTTGAGTCGAGCGATGTGGAGATCGGAAGCGCCGTTGTCAGATATGATGAGGGCAAGGCGAGCCCAAAGGACCTGGAAGCGGCGATCGAGAAGGCAGGGTTCTCCGTCAAGCGGTAA
- a CDS encoding Na/Pi cotransporter family protein yields the protein MVHHIFLFLAGVALFLLGMLKLSEQMQRVFSSRIREYIRFSVRKPFYGLIAGLVTTIFFQSSSATTLLTMGLVSAGLVSFYHSLGIILGADIGTTLTIQLVVWKVTDIAPLFLFGGIVLYFLGRDRLKIVGEALLYFGTIFYGLSLIGDAATPLKNSPVFARYFLSTQNPLMGLLIGLVFTGIVQASAIPISMLVMLGMQGLMSVDNAVPIVIGANIGTTATALIGSVASDVNGRRTALAHLIFKCSGALVCMVCLSPFIEVLKVMSSSIAQQIAFCHFLFNIVIVVVFMFFLTPFSNVIRRVLPGEHAVIPMWPEYLNTRHLGSPDMALACVRNELKRQIALAQRMLLQSLELFISYSRNKRRNVMYMELVMDNLQAEITTYLWGISCGALSQPLTKKLFAFSSFAYDIERMGDRSVNLGELAEQKFKRRAHFTPAANEELRSIGTLVLDNLADAGRLVEKKDIALVRVVIEREHRIDIKIKKATGDHLERFYRKLCLAEAGPIYVDVLVNLEHISNHCLVIARLTNELEEE from the coding sequence ATGGTCCACCACATCTTCCTCTTCCTGGCAGGCGTCGCTCTTTTCCTCCTGGGCATGTTGAAGCTCAGCGAGCAGATGCAGCGGGTGTTCAGTTCCCGGATACGGGAGTATATCCGTTTCTCTGTCAGGAAGCCCTTCTACGGGCTCATCGCGGGACTCGTGACCACGATCTTCTTTCAAAGCAGCTCGGCGACAACGCTGCTCACCATGGGGCTTGTCAGCGCCGGCCTCGTGAGCTTCTATCATTCACTGGGCATCATCCTCGGTGCCGATATCGGGACGACGCTCACCATACAGCTAGTCGTCTGGAAAGTGACGGATATCGCTCCTCTCTTTCTCTTCGGCGGGATCGTCCTTTACTTTCTCGGCAGGGACCGCCTCAAGATCGTCGGCGAGGCCCTTCTCTATTTCGGCACCATATTCTACGGCCTGAGCCTCATCGGCGACGCGGCCACCCCGCTCAAGAACAGCCCGGTCTTTGCGCGCTATTTCCTTTCAACGCAGAATCCCCTGATGGGTCTCCTTATAGGTCTCGTCTTCACGGGAATCGTCCAGGCGTCTGCCATCCCCATCAGCATGCTCGTCATGCTCGGCATGCAGGGACTCATGTCCGTGGATAACGCCGTCCCCATAGTCATCGGCGCCAACATTGGAACCACGGCGACGGCCCTCATCGGCAGCGTCGCCAGCGATGTCAACGGCAGGAGGACCGCGCTCGCTCACCTTATCTTCAAGTGTTCCGGCGCCCTCGTGTGCATGGTGTGCCTGTCGCCCTTCATCGAGGTGTTAAAGGTAATGTCATCGAGCATTGCCCAGCAGATTGCATTCTGCCATTTTCTTTTCAATATTGTCATCGTCGTCGTCTTTATGTTCTTCCTCACCCCTTTTTCGAATGTCATCCGCAGGGTCCTTCCCGGGGAACACGCCGTCATTCCCATGTGGCCGGAATACCTGAACACACGACATCTCGGCAGCCCCGACATGGCCCTTGCCTGTGTCAGGAACGAGTTGAAACGGCAGATCGCCCTGGCGCAGCGCATGCTCCTCCAATCCCTGGAGCTTTTCATCTCCTACAGCAGGAACAAGCGCCGCAACGTCATGTACATGGAACTCGTGATGGACAACCTCCAGGCCGAGATTACGACGTATCTCTGGGGCATCTCCTGCGGCGCCCTTTCACAGCCCCTCACGAAGAAACTCTTCGCCTTCTCCTCCTTTGCCTATGACATAGAGCGCATGGGAGACCGCTCCGTTAACCTCGGTGAACTGGCGGAACAGAAGTTCAAGCGAAGGGCCCATTTCACTCCAGCCGCAAACGAGGAACTTCGCAGCATAGGCACCCTCGTCCTCGACAACCTCGCAGACGCCGGTCGACTTGTCGAGAAGAAGGATATCGCACTGGTGCGCGTCGTCATCGAGCGGGAACACAGGATAGACATAAAGATCAAGAAGGCCACAGGCGACCATCTCGAACGGTTCTACAGAAAACTCTGCCTCGCCGAAGCTGGGCCCATATATGTGGATGTCCTCGTCAATCTGGAACACATATCGAACCACTGTCTCGTGATCGCCCGGCTGACGAACGAGTTGGAAGAGGAATGA
- the metG gene encoding methionine--tRNA ligase subunit beta: MDNITFDDFIKIDLRVAEIKACEDIEGADKLYKLTVDMGEERLIVAGIKQYYAKEELIGKKIAVVANLEPRKLRGIMSHGMLLAASNEDKSSVVLLILDKAIPNGSKIS; encoded by the coding sequence ATGGATAACATCACGTTTGACGATTTCATCAAGATCGACCTGAGGGTGGCCGAGATAAAGGCCTGTGAGGATATCGAGGGGGCGGACAAGCTCTACAAGCTGACCGTCGACATGGGTGAAGAACGCCTCATCGTCGCCGGCATCAAGCAATACTACGCGAAGGAAGAGCTCATCGGAAAGAAGATCGCCGTCGTGGCCAACCTCGAGCCCAGAAAGCTCCGGGGCATCATGTCCCATGGCATGCTGCTCGCAGCTTCCAACGAAGACAAATCCTCGGTCGTCCTCCTGATCCTCGACAAGGCCATACCGAACGGCAGCAAGATATCCTGA
- a CDS encoding fumarylacetoacetate hydrolase family protein, protein MGVSFNPSKIVAVGLNYRDHARELKMDLPGYPLIFMKPSTSVIGDGDPIVFPAQTQELHYEGELGIVMGKRARNVPVGEAGDFIAGYTCANDVTARDLQRLDGQWTRAKSFDTFCPLGPRVASDIDPTTLEIMTRVNGEVKQRSTTANMVFDVYDLVSFISGIMTLLPGDVIITGTPPGVGSLLPGDTVEVEIEGIGILTNTVTAAVP, encoded by the coding sequence ATGGGTGTAAGCTTCAATCCTTCGAAGATCGTCGCCGTGGGGCTCAATTACAGGGACCATGCCAGGGAGTTGAAGATGGACCTTCCCGGCTATCCGCTCATCTTCATGAAACCGTCCACGTCCGTTATCGGCGACGGAGATCCCATCGTCTTCCCCGCGCAGACACAGGAACTCCACTACGAAGGAGAGCTCGGCATCGTCATGGGCAAACGGGCACGGAACGTTCCCGTCGGCGAAGCCGGTGATTTCATCGCCGGATACACATGCGCCAACGACGTGACCGCACGGGACCTGCAGCGGCTGGACGGCCAGTGGACACGTGCCAAGTCCTTCGACACCTTCTGTCCCCTGGGACCCCGGGTTGCGAGCGATATAGACCCGACCACCCTTGAGATCATGACGCGTGTCAACGGTGAGGTGAAGCAGCGGTCGACGACTGCCAACATGGTCTTCGACGTCTACGATCTGGTGTCTTTCATCTCGGGGATCATGACCCTGCTCCCCGGCGACGTCATCATTACCGGGACTCCCCCCGGAGTGGGCTCTCTTCTCCCCGGTGACACCGTCGAGGTGGAGATAGAGGGCATAGGGATACTTACGAACACGGTCACGGCCGCCGTGCCGTGA